The segment GCTGGGGAGAGGTTTGAACCGCTGAAGCGTCATTTCTCGAACGAGGCGTTCGCAATCGCTGTCCGCAGGGGTTGGCTGCGCGTTGCGACCCGCTGGGCGTTCGACTCGTCGTTCTCGTACGGAGATTCGTCAGCCGCGCTGATAGACGCCGCGCTGACCACGCTGTTCGAGCACGAGGAGCTTGAGTTTTCGGTCGTTGCCCTCGGCAGCTTCGCTTCGGGGGAGATGGCGCTGCACTCAGACGTCGATCTGCTTTTCTTGAGAGCCGACGACACGGACGCAGCTCACATGGAGCGCTCAGCCCAGCGGTTGCTTTCGCTGCTGCAGGAACTGAGGCAGCAGGGCGCGCCGCTGGAGATTGACGTCCGTCTTCGTCCAGAGGGCAGATCAGGCAGGCTGGTCAGCTCGTTCAGCGGGCTTGAGGGTTACGCGGCTGACGCCATGGAGCCATGGGAGCGTTTCGCGCTGGGTAGATCCCGTCTGCTGTACGGAGAAACGGAGGCGCTGGACCACGTGCGTCGAGCTGCCTACGGCGACGGGCTGAGCAACGCCCGACTTGAGGCGCTGATGAAGATGAAGTCTCGCATCGAGAACGAGCGAATTCCGGTGAGGTACAGGAACAGGCACATCAAGCTTGGCGCAGGCGGCGTCGACGACCTCGTTTGGACGGCCCAGCTGAACTGGATGAGGTTCGAGTCGAAGGCCGCCGACCCGTCTCTCCTGTCAGTTGAGAGCCGCCTGAGGGCACTGGCATCGCTGGGTGTTTTCAACGCGGTCGAATTGGACGCGATGCTTGACGCATGGCGGTTTTTCACGCGTCTGCGAATGCGCCTTGCGCTTTTAGGTTTTAACGACGAAATTCTTCCGGAAAACCCTGATAAACTGCGGAAGCTTGCATCGGTCACGGATTTGCCTGATGGGAATGAGGTCTTGGCTCAGGATGCGCGTTGCCGACAGGCTGTTCGATCCGTGTTTGAAGACAGTGTGACGCGCCTGTTTCAATGATAAACATCGCACTCGTTTACTTGGGAGCTTATTTGATAGGCGCGCTTCCGTTTGGAGTGATCATCGCTCGGATGCGCGGCGTCGACCTCCTTACGTTCGGCAGCAAGAATCCAGGCGCATCAAACGTCGCTCGAGCCCTCGGCCCGTGGCTCGGCCTGCTCGTGTTCTTTCTTGACATCGCGAAAGGTGCAGTGCCGGCATACGTTGCGATGCAAATACTGGATGACCCTAGACACGGGCTGGGCGCAGGAGTCGCCGCCGTGCTTGGACACACACTTAGCCCCTTTCTTAGATTTCGTGGAGGTAAAGGTATCGCAACGAGCTTAGGAGTTCTGGTCGGTGTTGCTCCGTTCGTGGCGCTGTACGGATACGGTGCGTTCTTGGTTCTATTCGCCATTTCCAGAATTGTCAGTATTAGCAGCCTAATTGGAGCTTTAGTCGTTCTCATATCAGCCGTAATTCTACGCGAATCAACTGAATTCTTTGTTGTGTTCGTGCCGCTCGTTGTCTATGTATTCATCAGGCATAGGAGCAATATCAAACGACTCATGAAAGGTGAAGAACCAAAGCTTGATCTGAAACCATTCGGCAAGAAAGACAACGCAGAGCGGAAACGGGAGGACGATGATCTTAGCGGAAATCAATGACCTGATGCAGTCGGGCGGACTCACCTGCGTTGCTGCCGTCCCGATAGCGATATGGATATTCACTTTCATCTCGTGGTCAGTCATGGGCGACGTGGAGCCGCTGTTCGGCGTGCTAGGAATTGGATCTGCCTTTGCGCTTATGTACACTTTGCACACAGCTCCAACACCTCTTTTTGCGCTGCTTGGAACCGTTGCTCTTTTCGGATCGGTGATCGCAATCCCCATCATGAGACGTCATCTGAATAAGCGCAGGTTTGCGCAGATGGACGTCGAACAGATTGAGGCTGCTTACAGAATGCTCTCGGTAAAGCCGGACAACCCTTCAGCAAAGTACAGGATGGCGGAGGGACTGTACGCCCGCGGGTACCTGTGGCAGGCAGTCGCAATCGCGGAAGATGCGCTGGACGGTTTTCCGGAGCGAGGATTCGAGGCGGAGCGGCGCACGGTTGGCGGCTGGCGCCGGGCTGCTGAGGCCAGGAATGAGGCCAGCTCACTGCCGTGCCTCGAGTGCGGGCATGTGAATCAGCCAGGAGCCGTGTACTGCGGGAGATGTCGCTCGAGCTATCTTACGGAGTACGCTCGCGGAAAATGGCTGAGCAGGTCGTTGGGAAGGAAGTTGCTCGCGGCGTGGGTTTGCGGTTTGGTGGTCTTCGTCGGGATTCCTTACGTCGCGAACTGGCCGCAGATCGCACCTGGCGGACGGATTGCGATCATCATGGGAGAGGTTGCACTGTGCGCATTCGTCTTGGTTCGGGCGTTCCGAAAAGGGGCTGAAGCCAGATGAAACGCCTGGACAGGTACATGCTGAAGGAGATGATCGGGCCGATGCTGGTCGGCACGGTGATCATCGCGCTGCTGTTCATGGCGAACGAATTCATTTCAATCTTTAAGAACTTCGATGTGTCCAACTTGCCTAAGTTGGCAGTTATACAGATGGTGATGTTCAGAATGCCGCATTGGCTGAGCATGACGCTCCCCGCAGGAACGGCGATCGGGGTCGCGCTGGCGATCTCTCGCATGGCGAGAGAGTCGGAGGTTACCGCGATGCGAGCCGCAGGAATCTCGCTGCGGCGGTTGCTCTTGCCTGTGGTTTTGATGGGCTCGCTCGCCGCGGTTGCAAACTACCTCATCGTCGAAAAACTCATTCCACCAGCGGCGCTGAAATACCGCCAGGTGAGGAATCAGGCGTCTGTGCTCGGGCCGGGGCCGATATTTCGCTCCAACGTGATGCTGAGCCTAGATGGCAAGTCGGCGAGTTTCGGATCGGTGCAGCGCACCGCAGACGGCAGAATCCTGCTCAATGACATCTTGTTGATCGAGCGACCTCGTGCAGGGGAGTCTGTCGTGTTTTCAGCGGACGAGGGCAGCTATGACGATGGCGTCTGGTACTTCCAGAGTCCTCTGATCCGGTTTTTCAGCGGCGGCGAGCTTGTTTCGATCAAGACCGAAGACGTAGTAACGATCAACGAGCGGATCAGGATTGCCGACATGTTCATTGCGCCGATGCCGGAGGAAGAGACGGCGGCGGACCTCAAGGAGGCGATACAGGACCGCAAGCGCAGCCACGGGGACACGACCTTGCTGGAAGTCGCCTACCACGTCAAGTTCAGTCTGCCCTTTTCGTGTCTGGTGTTCGCCTTGAGCTCGGCGATCATGGCTCTAGCGCTCGTCCGCTCCGGCCCGTTCGTCGGTCTGATCGTCAGCATGGTCCTCGTAATGGCGTACTACAACATCCACATCGTGGCGACCGAGATCGTGGGACGCAACGGCTGGCTTCCGCCCGGGCCGTCCGCGTGGCTTCCCAACGTCATTTTTGCGGCAGTTGCGGCGGTTGTGCTGTGGAGGATCGAGTGACGCGGATTTGGCCGCTGGCTGCGGCCGTGGCTCTGATCCCGCTGGCTGGCGCTCAGACGCCGTCCCAACTACCGCCGCCCAAACCGGATGCGCGGCAGGAGTTCAAGTTGATCCACGCCGACACTGCCCGGTTCGAGGGTGACGAAATCGAGTTGACCGGCAACGTTCATGCGCAGTTCAAGGGGTACGACCTGTACGGAGATCGAGTTATTGGCGACAAGGTAACGCAGGTTTTTCGGCTCGAAGGAAGCGCGCGAATCATCGGCCACGACGCCGAGGTGTTCGGCAGCGTTGTGGTCATCAACTTCAAGGACGATACGTTCAGATTTGAAGACGGGCGCGCGACGCTGGGTCCGGACCGGCTACAGGGAGAGACCGTCGAGGACATCTTTCTCTCATCTGTAAGCGGGTCGGGCAGGGCAAGTCTGTTCGAGACCAGAGAGGGCGCGCTGACGACTTGCGACAAAGAGATTCCGCATTTTCTATTCACAGCCGAATCAACGAGAATTCGTCCGGGAAAGAACGCTGCTCTACGCAACGTTAAGCTGGTCATCCTAGGACACACGATCTTCTCCATTCCGTTCCTGGTCGTTCCGCTCGTCGAGAACGGCACGCGCTACCTCCCCGACGTCGGACAGAGCCCTGACGAAGGGTACTACGTGAAGACCAGATGGAGCACACTTCTCAATGGCGACGACTACTTCGATACGAGGCTTGATTACATGTCTCGCCTGGGCACGGGCGTCGGATTCGACTACAACTATGAAAACGCGACTCTGGACGGCAAATTCACGGCGTACACGCTGATCGGCCAGCGACCGAGTACGGTGCTGACCGGCAGCCACCGACAGGATGTATTCGGTGGAAGTCTGACGTTCAACTCGCGGTTCGAGCAGCAGAACTACCTCACCGCGCCCGGAACGAGCATTTGGAATACGCGCGCCCAGTTCATGCTGCCGTGGGGCACCGGTTCGTCCCGCCTAAGCTGGTTCCGCGTGAGCAGCGACCGCAAGACGTCGAAGTCCGTGTCAGAGAGCTTTCGGCTCTCCGACCAGCGCAGATTCGGCGGGCGCGGAAGCACCATAACCACGAGCTTTGACGCAAACTTGGCTCGCTCCGAGAGCAATCCGATAGTCGGCCAGGGCACGAAGTCTGAGCGGTTGGACCTCAGGTTCAACGTGCGCTCTAGCTTCCGATTGTTCGACGCCGATCTGATCTATCAGCGGAGCGTGCCGATCGGAGACTCGTCCAACTTCTTCAACGCGACCGACCGCACTCCAATGCTGACGCTGCGCTCGGATGCGCGGCGTCTAATCGGTCCCGACTTCGCCCGGGTGCTTGCGTTCACGACGGAGTTCTCCATCGGAGAGCTGCTCGACCCGGCTACATCGAGCACCGTTACGCGCATCAACTTCGATCTGAAAGCAACGAAAACCCTCGGCGGGCGAAGGAAGTCTCAGCTGCAGCTCAACGGGCGATTCAAGCAAGGGCTGTACAGCAACGACACCGCCCAATACGTTATCGACTACGGTGCGCGCTGGAGCTACCAAGTGGGAAGTTCTCAGCCGGGTCGGGAGTCGACGGTGAACCTGTCGTACCGGTACTTGCGCGCGTTTGGGTTCACGCCGCTGAGCATAGACAGATCGGGCCGATCCGATGCGCTCGGGCTCGACGTTACCGCCAGGCCCACCGCAAAACTGCAGCTCAGCGTTCGCACCGGCTACGACGTTCTGCGAGGGTTCCGCGGTAGAACGCCGTGGCAGTTCATCTCCGTTCAAACCGAGTGGAACGCAGGTGGTGCGCGCCGAACGGAACGCGGCCCTCTGCGCATCAACTTAACCTCCTCGTACGACACGATCAACCGGGTCTGGAGCAACGTCAGGCTGAATGCAGAGTTTACGGCGGGCAGAGCGCAGTTCGCGATGGGCGCGAGGTACGACGCACGGCGATCGCAGTGGGCATCTGCCAACTTGGTTTTTGAAGGGTTGCGGATCGGTAAGACTACGTTTGCGGTTGCGCTGAATTACAACGGGTTTACCAAGCGGTTCGACGCCCAGCACTATTCGATCATCTACGACCTGCACGCGGCCGAGTTGGTGCTGGACATCGTCGACAATCAAGTCGGATTCCGCGCCGGTCGCCAGATCGGCTTGTTCTTGCGACTAAAGGCGCTCCCGACCCGTTCTGGATTCGGATTCGGGACGCGCGGGCAGGCAGTCGGGTCACGCGGCGGCTTCGGATTCTAAGAGCTTGCGCTCGTGTAGTGCTTGAGCGCGAACATCCAGAACCAGCGCGCAAACAGGAGCGAAGCACCGGCCCAGCCGATCCCGAGCACGAGCATCAGAGGATCAAAGCCGATGATGAGCTGTCTTGCCGGGACCGTCGCGATGAAACCGATCGGGACGACGTAGAGCAGGAACCGCTGGATGCCCGGAGAGTACATGTCGAGCGGAAAGCGGGCGACGTCCAGCACTGATTCGGACAGCACCCACAAGTTGTCGACGCGCACAAACCAGATCGCCAGCGACATCAGCGATAAGCAGAGAGAGTAGAAAACTGCGACCGAGCACCCGACGAGAACGACGTACCCGAACCAATCGACTAAAACCGGTGCGGCACTCAGGCGAGGAACTGCGTAGATCATCGTCGCGATTCCGGCCACGAACGACCCCACTTGATCGAAATTGAACTTTCGCGTCGAAACCCAGAACTGCGAGTCGACGGGCTTCGTGAGAATAAAATCGAGCTGGCCGAGCCGAATCTGGCCAGGGATTTCAAGCAGAGATCGGAACAGCAGTCCGAATACCGCAGCCACCGTGAACCCGGTTCCGACTAGCAGCAGGGAATCAACTTTTTCCCAGCCAGCGACCGAGTCGGTGTTGCGATACAGAACCAGCACGACAAGAAGCCCGAACAGAATCCACGCCGCGTTCTGCAGAACTTTCGCGAAGAAGTTCGCCCGGTACTCCAACTCCCTGGCGAACGAGCTTCGGAAAAACTCGCAGTAGATTTTCCAGTACCGGATCACTGCGGATAGGATACCGACCGGGCGCGTATACTCATTCAGATGTTCGGCGTTCTTGTGACCGTGGCCTTCGCGCTCTGTGCGGCGATGGCTGCCCGTTTCGTCCTTGATCGCTGTACGAAGAGCCTAGATCCGGCCGAGCGCTTCGGCGTGTGCGGCCTGCTCGGTCTCGGCTCGGTCGGCTTGCTGACGCTGTTCGTCGGCCTGATCCCTGGCGGTCTCAATTGGGGCGTCTATTTCATCGTCGTGCTGGTGCTAGCGCTTGCGGTGTTCGGACTTGTGAACGGCCATCACCAAGAGCTGCGCCTCAAGCTCCCGACGGGATTGAGCTTGCTCTTTCCGCTCGCCGTGGGCGTCATCGGGCTGCTGTCCCTGGTCGCCGTTCTTGCGCCAAGCGTTGCGTCGGATTGGGACACGTTGGCCTACCACCTTGCCGTTCCGAAGATCTGGCTGCAGGGAGGACAGATCGAATACGTGCAGGGCATTCATCACAGCAATTTTCCGCTGTCGATCGACAACCTTTACATCTGGGGGCTGATGTGGGGCGGTCAGAGCGGCGCAAAGGCGTTTACGCTGGTGGTGTTCGTCTTTGGCGCGATCGCGCTGTTCGGTCTTGCGCGGCGTTGGTACGGTGGATCGGCGGAGTGGTGGTGCGCGCTCGGCTTTGCGGGGATTCCGGTGGTCGCGTGGGAGACCGGAACAGCGTATATCGACGTGGCTCACGGGCTGTTCGCCGCGTTCGGAATCCTGTACGCGTGTTCGAGCATCGTCAAGGAGGAGAATCGAAAGGAGTCGATAATTCTGGCTGGCTTGTGCCTCGGGTTTGCCTTGGGCACCAAGTACACGGGTTTTCAGGTGCTTGTGGCTGTCGCCGCAGTTGTCGGCATGGCGGGACTGTTCATGCGCAAGCCGTTCGTCGGCGTCAAGACAAAGATCGCAATTGCGGTGATCGCCTTGCTCGTCGCCGCACCGTGGTACGTCAAGACCGCCGTGTATACAGGCAACCCAGTTTTTCCGTTCTTCTACGGCGTCCTCGGGGGTGAGGACTGGGATGAGTGGCGCGAAGCGACCTACAAGAACGAGCAGCAGACTTTCGGAGTTGGCCGCGGCGAAAACGGAAGAAATCCCCTCGCCATCGGGCACGCGATCCTCGGGCTGGCGTACCAGCCTGGTCGGTACACAAACCCAGGGCAGGAGCAGGGAGGAGGTTCGCCGACGGGCGCCATCGGATTCGCAGTGTTGGTCGGCGCCGTGATGGCAGCGGTCTCTGGCCGGATGTCGCGACGCGAGAAGTTGACGCTTGCGACCATCGGGCTACTGCTGCTGATGTGGTTCTTCCTGAGCCAGCAGAGCCGGTACATGACGATCGTCGCGATACCGATGTGCGTCCTGGGCGCTGGGGCGATAGCGAAGTTCGGAGCAGGGCGCATCGTCGCTGCGGCGTTCATTCTGCAGGCCGCCTATACCGCCTGGATGATCAAGACGGTGCGGACGGATGCGGAACTGCAGGTCGTCTTCGGTCAGCAGACTGCACGCGAATACCAAGCCCAGCGGAATCTATTCTATGAGCCGAGCCAACGGCTGAACCAACTGCCGGAAGACTCGAAGATCGCGCTGTATCACGAGTTGTTCGGGTTCTTGCTGGACAGGGACTACTTCTGGGCGAACCCAGGTCACTCAAAGTTGATTCCGCACAAGACGCTCAGCACCGGCGACGAGTATGCGTCGAAGATGGCAGAGCTGGGGTTCACGCACGTCTATTACAACATCTTGGGAGATTCAGTCGGCCACGGTCAGAAGTTTGTGGATTCCATCGGTGACGGGGTTTTTTACTCGGAGGATGATCGCGCGCTCATGTTCGACGACCTAAACCTCAAATTCAACTGGCTCATCGCAGACGCTCACCGATCAGGTCGGCTACGGATCGTCGCCACGTTCCCGCGCTCAGTCCTGTTCGAGATCGTAGAGTAACCTGTCGCCAGATGGAATACAGGCAGCTGGGGAAGTACGGCGTCAAGGTCTCCGAGGTCGCGCTCGGCGGGTGGTTGCCACGGGGCAAATCGAAAGAAGACTCCACAACCGAGGCGCTCGTGTACCGCGCCTTCGACCTTGGAATCAACTTCTTCGATGTGGCGGACGTCTACAACAAAGGCGAAGCAGAGAAGTCTCTGGCCAAGGCCATAGCGGGTATGAAGCGCGAAGATCTCTTCATAGCGACCAAGTGCTACTTTCCGATGAGCGATCGCCCAAACGACCAGGGGCTGAGCAGAAAACACATTCACGAGTCGGTACACAATTCGCTAAAAAGGCTTGGGCTCGATTACGTCGATCTGTTTCAATTTCATCGATTCGACGACTCCGTGCCGATGGAGGAGATGGTGCGCGCCGTGGACGATTTGATCCGCCAAGGCAAAATGCTCTACTGGGGCGTCAGCGAGTGGCCGGCCTGGGCGATCGTCGACCTTTGCCACACAGCTCGCGCGTGCGGGTGTGCCCCGCCCGTCTCGAACCAACCGCGCTACAGCATGCTGACCAGGCAGATCGAAGCCGAGGTGCTGCCGGCGTGTGAGCGCATGGGCATGGGCCAGGTCGTGTTCTCACCGCTCGCTCAAGGCGTGTTGACAGGGAAGTACCTGCCCGACCAGGCTCCGCCCGCAAAGTCGCGCGGGGCCGACGACACGGCAAACATGTTCATGGACGCGCTCCTCACCAGCGAGGTGCTGACCAAAGTCCAGAGGCTCGCGGCGTTCACGAAAGAGCAGGGCATAGAAGTAGGACAGTTTGCGCTAGCCTGGTGCCTGCGGCAAAAAGGCGTCAGCAGCGTGATCGTAGGCGCTACGAAAGTGGAGCATATCGAGCAGAACGCTGCGGCCAGCGAACTGAAGGTCGATGACGACGCGTGGCAGAAAGCAGACGAGATTCTTGGATTCGAGGCCTGAGCAAGCAAGCCGCATCGCGGTAACCTCTCAGGCAAGCAAGGATTTCAATGCCCGAAAGCAAGGAATTGACCAGCAGCTTTAGACCGTTCCGCCAACGCGTGAGCGACCGCGACGTGGACTCTCGAGGGATCGGGGAGACCGAATTCGAGAAGACGCGCGGCATCAACAGCGTCGAGGTGAGGCGCGGCCTCGCCAGCGCGTACCTGAGTGGCCTGGCCGAGCCGGCCATGGAGTCGAGACTGGCCGCCTTGGACGCGATCGAGGCCGCAGGCATCAGCGTCGACTTTCTGAAACTGAGCCCGGGTGCGATGTCTTTCTTGATAGAAGAGAGCGATCAGGAAATACTGCAAACTGCTCTAAAGGAGGCGGGCATTTCGTTCGAGCTGGTCAGCGACCGGTGCGTCGTTCACGTGCACGCGGTCAACATGCAGGACGAAGAAGGGCTGATCGCGCGCGTGCTGAGCGAAGTGATCGCTAGCGGCGAGCAGGTCGATCACGTCGGCGACATGCACGACCGCCTTCTGCTCGTCACCGACGCCAAGACGGGCGAGCGGCTGGCGCAGCGGATCCGAGAGCGCCTTCCGAAAGAGGTCGTCGAATGAAGATCAAGGTGATGAAGTTCGGCGGCACGAGCGTGCAGTCTGCCGAGCGGCGGATGCAGGCCGCCCTGCGCGTGATTTCGGCCGTCGAACAAGGGTTCTCGCCGGTGGTCGTCGTCAGCGCGATCGGCAGAAACGGACAGCCGTACGCTACCGACACCCTTGTTCAAATGCTGCGCGAGATCGACTCAGCCGTCGAGCCGGACGGTCGCGAACTGGACTTGCTCATGGCGTGCGGGGAGATTCTCTCGGCGGTCGTTTTCGCTCACACGCTAAAGACGCAAGGGCACGACGCCATGGCCATGCGGGGCGGCCAAGCCGGGATCAGGACCGACGGCGTCTACGGCAACGCGCGCATCGTCGGCGTGAACCCGCTCGGCCTTTATGAGGCGCTCAAGCGAGGGATCACTCCCGTCGTCTGCGGTTTTCAAGGCGTGTGGGTGCAAGGCGGCTTGCCAGGCGCGGAGCTGACGACCCTCGGACGAGGGGGATCTGATACGACGGCGTCGGCTGTTGCCGCGGCGATCAAAGCCGTAGCCGTCGAAATATTCACCGACGTTGACGGAGTGAAGACCGCAGATCCTGACTTTGTCGCCGATGCTCCGACGTTGCCGGAGGTCACGTACGACGAGGTGGCTGAACTGGCCCACCTGGGCGCTCAAGTGTTGCACCCCCGGGCGGCGGAGATCGCCATGCGCTTCGACATTCCGCTCTGGGTTAAGAACACGATGAGCGAAGAGAAGGGCACCGAGGTTGTGCCCGGCGACCGTTTTTCTGGCAGTCGGGTTACCGGTATTGCGCACTCGGGCAAACTCGTCCACATTCAGTTCAATCTCGCAAAGGTGGAGCCTGAACATCGCGTCGAGCTGAAGACGCGGGTGTATGAGATGCTTGCAAAATACGAGGTGAACCTGCGGATGATCGACCTCAGCGCTGAGAGCATTGGCTTCGCCGTAGAGCGAGGCGAGTTCCCGATCGTTGTAGACCTGTTCGATAGCCTGGTCGTGCCTCTGGGCGGTCCGCAAGGCGCAATCTACTTGTTCCACCGCGGAGACCGCGAATCCAAAGCAACTCAGACGCAAGAGGCGCTGCTGCAACCGTTGGGCGAGACAAAGTTGGTGCCGTTCGAAGTCACCGAGGGTTGCACGATGGTGTCGCTCGTGGGGCACGACTACATGCGTCAGCCGGGCGTGTTCCGAGACGTGCTGCGGGTGCTGCACGACGCCAAGATTCCCGTGCTGCAGATCAGCGACTCCGAATTCTCGCTGAGCTGCCTGATTCCAGAGTCCGAGCTGCGAAAGGCCGTGCCGATGCTGCACGAGAAGTTTGTCGAGGTGAAGTGAGTAGCGTTTCGCGTTTTGAACTGCCCATCGACCGAGTCGCGATCATGGGGGTTCTGAACGTCACGCCGGACAGCTTTAGCGATGGCGGGCAGTTCCTCGGCGCTCAACAAGCGGTCGAGCACGGCCAGCGCATGGCGGATGAAGGCGCTGACCTGATCGACGTTGGTGGAGAGTCGACCCAGCCTGGCGCGGAGCCCGTACCCGAAGAGGAGGAGCTTCGACGCGTGCTACCCGTCGTTGAGCAGTTGGCGGCCGACGGCTTGGCTCTCTCGATCGACACCTCGAAACCGGCGGTCGCGCGCGAGTGCCTGCTGGCGGGCGCGAGCGTTGTGAACGACGTCACGGCGCTTCGGAGCAGTGAGATGGCGGCGGTGTGCGCCGACGCGGGATGCACCGTCTGCCTGATGCACATGCTGGGCGATCCACGCACGATGCAGAGCGCACCTCGATATAAGGATGTTGTGGACGACGTCGCGGATGCACTGACCGAGGCGATCGCCCGTGCCGAACAGGCAGGAGTAGATCCAGACCGCATCTGGATAGACCCAGGAATCGGTTTCGGCAAGACCTTGCGACACAACCTCGAACTGCTGAACCGCCTGGAAGAGATCGTAGCGATCGGCTACCCAGTGCTGATCGGGGTCAGCAGAAAATCGTTCATCGGCAGGCTGCTCGGATCGGCTGCCGATCCTGCGCCGGTCGGAGAGAGGCTCGAAGGCTCCCTCGCGGCGCAAGTCCTGGCCGTCGCCAACGGCGCGAGGATTCTCCGCGTTCACGATGTAGCGGAGTCGGTGAGAGCCAACGTAATTGCGGAGGCGGTACTCAGTCAGTCCCGAGCATCTTCGACGCCGCGTCTTCTGCAAGAATAGGACGAGTGACCTGTCCTCCCAAGTTGGAAGTTCTGGCGAGCAGGAACAGCTGCGCCGAAAGTACGACTGCCGCTATCGCCATGAACGACAGCGGAACGGTCGAGGACTTCCTGCTCAAAACGATCAACGTGACACCCACCGCGCCTACAGCCAACCCGGTCAGCCAGGCTACGCCAGCGCTGTCCCTGTGCCTCTGGATTCTGCTTTGATAGAAGTCGTTGCCCTCGTAGAACTTAGCGGCACCGGGTCCAGTGAAGAACGCCGTGGCGCCGAAGACAGCCAGCAGAACCATGAGGCCGAGCCCTAGCCGCTGAATATCTGCGCTTTTCCTCAACACGCCAAAAATTAGAACCAGCAGCGTGATCATCGCTAGCGTGACCGGCAGGTGGTTCAAGACGATGTGTAAATGCGTTCCGCTCATTGTGCTCCTTCTAGCTCAGTACTGTGATACCACAATAAGTTCACACTTCTTGTGATTTCCACGCGCCTTTCTTCCATAGAATAACTGCTACAACGCCTTGGATCAACTGTGTTACAGCCATGCTGAGCCACGCCCCGTTCGCCCCCATGTTGGCGCCGTGGATCGTGATGAATCCGAAGATCGTGATGCTCGGCAGGGCGAGCACCGCTGCTAGGGGCACGCGAACGCCCCACAGCGCGAAGACTGACAGCCACATCGGCCTTCGGGTGTCTCCCGCGCCTTGCATCGCTCGCATCATCACCATCCCGTATGCGAAGAACACCTCGGTCGAGGCGACGAATCGAATGAAGTTCGCGGTGACGTCGGCCACGTCCTGCTGCGCTCCAATGATGAAGTGCGCGAGCGGACTCGCGAA is part of the Armatimonadota bacterium genome and harbors:
- the folP gene encoding dihydropteroate synthase; protein product: MGVLNVTPDSFSDGGQFLGAQQAVEHGQRMADEGADLIDVGGESTQPGAEPVPEEEELRRVLPVVEQLAADGLALSIDTSKPAVARECLLAGASVVNDVTALRSSEMAAVCADAGCTVCLMHMLGDPRTMQSAPRYKDVVDDVADALTEAIARAEQAGVDPDRIWIDPGIGFGKTLRHNLELLNRLEEIVAIGYPVLIGVSRKSFIGRLLGSAADPAPVGERLEGSLAAQVLAVANGARILRVHDVAESVRANVIAEAVLSQSRASSTPRLLQE